ACGGTGCGCGCCAGGTGCAGCCAGGCCGAGGCGGCCGTTCCGCCCGGAAGAACGAAGCTGGTCAGGGGATCGAGCGCGGCGTTGAAGCGATCGATCGCCTGCTCGAGCGGCCGGACGTGATCTTCGGTGATGCGCAGGGGCGGTCGGGCCCGCTTCGCCCGGCCCGATTTCGGCCGTTCCGGCACGCACAGGTCGGCGCCGAGGTCGAACAGGTCGTTCTGGATCGTCCTCAGGAGGTCCGCCGCCGCGTCGTCCGCCAGGGAGAGGATCGCCAGTCCCAGGACGGCGTTCAGCTCGTCGACGCTCCCGAACGCCTCGATGCGCGGCGCGTCCTTCGACACGCGCCGGCCATCCCCGAGCGCGGTCGTCCCCTTGTCCCCGGTCTTCGTATAGATCCTCGTCAGCCGCACCATCGTGTTGCTCCCTGCCTTCGCGACATACTAACGCAGATCGTTGCCCGCTCCGGCTCACCGAGCTATCCCGAGTCAGCCCGGCGGGACGTCGCCGCGGCGTGCCTCATCTCGCTCGCGCGGCGTACTGG
The sequence above is drawn from the Candidatus Dormiibacterota bacterium genome and encodes:
- a CDS encoding cob(I)yrinic acid a,c-diamide adenosyltransferase; the encoded protein is MVRLTRIYTKTGDKGTTALGDGRRVSKDAPRIEAFGSVDELNAVLGLAILSLADDAAADLLRTIQNDLFDLGADLCVPERPKSGRAKRARPPLRITEDHVRPLEQAIDRFNAALDPLTSFVLPGGTAASAWLHLARTVCRRAERHVVALGRKETLNPQSVVYLNRLSDLLFVMARRANEGGRADVLWVPGGFATTKP